The proteins below are encoded in one region of Scomber japonicus isolate fScoJap1 chromosome 2, fScoJap1.pri, whole genome shotgun sequence:
- the LOC128376554 gene encoding E3 ubiquitin-protein ligase TRIM39-like isoform X4: MFAASCLLSEDQFLCSICLDVFTDPVSTPCGHNFCKNCINEHWNSDDQYLCPLCEMVFYTQPELHINTLFSEMVSQFRQEAQQKTSSSSSEQQAAKPGEVPCDVCTRTKLKALKSCLVCLTSYCETHLEPHLTALSLKRHQLMDPVENLEDRMCMKHDKPLELFCKTDQTCVCVLCSVLDHKTHEFVPLKEEYEGKKAELGKTEAEIQEMIQKRQLKIEEIKHSVDLSKEAADREKAEGVQVFTALMESVERSLNELIETIEEKQRTTEKQAEDFIKELEQEISELKKRSSEVEKLSHSEDHLHLLQNFPSLKAAPPTKDWTEVSVHPSSYEGTVVRAVAQLEETLSKQMKLLEAELKRIQQYAVDVTLDPDTANPWLILSDDGKQVNLGDVKKNLPDNPERFSPCVSVLGKQSLSSGRFYFEVQVKEKTEWTLGVARESINRKGKIIPTPQNGFWTIRLRNGNEYSACNDPPVDLSLKAQPQKVGVFVDFEEGLVSFYDVDAAARIYSFTGCSFTEKLYPFFSPCFNDDGKNSAPLIICPVNQTE, encoded by the coding sequence atgtttgctgccagctgtctgctatctgaagatcagtttctgtgctccatctgtctggatgtgttcactgatccagtcagcacaccatgtggacacaacttctgcaaaaactgcatcaatgaaCACTGGAACAGTGATGACCAGTACCTGTGTCCACTGTGTGAAATGGTTTTCTACACCCAACCTGAGCTTCACATCAACACTTTGTTCTCTGAGATGgtttctcagttcagacaggaagctcaacagaaaaccagcagcagcagctcagagcaacaagctgccaaaccaggagaagttccctgtgacgtctgtactagaaccaaactgaaggccctgaagtcctgtctggtgtgtctgacctcctactgtgagactcacctggagcctcatctgacagctttaagcctgaaaagacatcagctgatggaccctgtggagaacctggaagacaggatgtgtatgaagcacgataaacctctggagctgttctgtaagaccgaccagacatgtgtctgcgtgctctgctctgttttagaccacaagacacatgagtttgttcctctgaaagaagaatatgaaggaaagaaggcagagctggggaagacagaggctgaaattcaggagatgatccagaagagacaACTGAAGATTGaagagatcaaacactcagttgacctcagtaaggaagctgcagacagagagaaagcagaaggtgttcaggtcttcaccgctctgatggagtctgttgagagaagcctgaatgagctcattgagacgattgaagagaagcaaagaacaacagagaaacaggctgaagacttcatcaaagagctggaacaggaaatctctgagctgaagaagagaagctctgaggtggagaagctctcacactctgaagaccacctccacctcctccaaaacttcccatccctgaaagctgctccacccaccaaagactggacagaggtcAGCGTCCATCCATCATCATATGAGGGGACTGTGGTGagagctgtggctcagctggaggagacgctcagtaaacagatgaagctgcttgaggctgagctgaagaggatccagcagtatgcagtggatgtgactcttgatcctgatacagcaaATCCCTGgctcatcctgtctgatgatgggaaacaagtaaATCTTGGTGATGTGAAGAAGAATCTCCCAGACAACCCAGAGAGATTTTCTccttgtgttagtgtgttaggaaagcagagtttgtcttcaggcagattttactttgaggttcaggttaaagagaagactgaGTGGACtttaggagtggccagagagtcgatCAACAGGAAGGGAAAAATCATACCGACACCTCAGAATGGTTTCTGGACTATACggttgagaaatggaaatgagtacaGTGCTTGTAATGACCCTCCAGTCGATCTCTCTCTGAAGGCTCAgcctcagaaggtgggggtgtttgtggattttgaggagggtctggtctccttttatgacgtagatgctgcagctcgtatctactcctttactggctgctccttcactgagaaactctacccattCTTCAGTCCttgttttaatgatgatggTAAAAACTCCGCTcctctgatcatctgtcctgtcaatcaaacggAGTAA
- the LOC128376554 gene encoding E3 ubiquitin-protein ligase TRIM39-like isoform X2 produces the protein MFAASCLLSEDQFLCSICLDVFTDPVSTPCGHNFCKNCINEHWNSDDQYLCPLCEMVFYTQPELHINTLFSEMVSQFRQEAQQKTSSSSSEQQAAKPGEVPCDVCTRTKLKALKSCLVCLTSYCETHLEPHLTALSLKRHQLMDPVENLEDRMCMKHDKPLELFCKTDQTCVCVLCSVLDHKTHEFVPLKEEYEGKKAELGKTEAEIQEMIQKRQLKIEEIKHSVDLSKERSLNELIETIEEKQRTTEKQAEDFIKELEQEISELKKRSSEVEKLSHSEDHLHLLQNFPSLKAAPPTKDWTEVSVHPSSYEGTVVRAVAQLEETLSKQMKLLEAELKRIQQYAVDVTLDPDTANPWLILSDDGKQVNLGDVKKNLPDNPERFSPCVSVLGKQSLSSGRFYFEVQVKEKTEWTLGVARESINRKGKIIPTPQNGFWTIRLRNGNEYSACNDPPVDLSLKAQPQKVGVFVDFEEGLVSFYDVDAAARIYSFTGCSFTEKLYPFFSPCFNDDGKNSAPLIICPVNQTE, from the exons atgtttgctgccagctgtctgctatctgaagatcagtttctgtgctccatctgtctggatgtgttcactgatccagtcagcacaccatgtggacacaacttctgcaaaaactgcatcaatgaaCACTGGAACAGTGATGACCAGTACCTGTGTCCACTGTGTGAAATGGTTTTCTACACCCAACCTGAGCTTCACATCAACACTTTGTTCTCTGAGATGgtttctcagttcagacaggaagctcaacagaaaaccagcagcagcagctcagagcaacaagctgccaaaccaggagaagttccctgtgacgtctgtactagaaccaaactgaaggccctgaagtcctgtctggtgtgtctgacctcctactgtgagactcacctggagcctcatctgacagctttaagcctgaaaagacatcagctgatggaccctgtggagaacctggaagacaggatgtgtatgaagcacgataaacctctggagctgttctgtaagaccgaccagacatgtgtctgcgtgctctgctctgttttagaccacaagacacatgagtttgttcctctgaaagaagaatatgaaggaaagaaggcagagctggggaagacagaggctgaaattcaggagatgatccagaagagacaACTGAAGATTGaagagatcaaacactcagttgacctcagtaaggaa agaagcctgaatgagctcattgagacgattgaagagaagcaaagaacaacagagaaacaggctgaagacttcatcaaagagctggaacaggaaatctctgagctgaagaagagaagctctgaggtggagaagctctcacactctgaagaccacctccacctcctccaaaacttcccatccctgaaagctgctccacccaccaaagactggacagaggtcAGCGTCCATCCATCATCATATGAGGGGACTGTGGTGagagctgtggctcagctggaggagacgctcagtaaacagatgaagctgcttgaggctgagctgaagaggatccagcagtatgcagtggatgtgactcttgatcctgatacagcaaATCCCTGgctcatcctgtctgatgatgggaaacaagtaaATCTTGGTGATGTGAAGAAGAATCTCCCAGACAACCCAGAGAGATTTTCTccttgtgttagtgtgttaggaaagcagagtttgtcttcaggcagattttactttgaggttcaggttaaagagaagactgaGTGGACtttaggagtggccagagagtcgatCAACAGGAAGGGAAAAATCATACCGACACCTCAGAATGGTTTCTGGACTATACggttgagaaatggaaatgagtacaGTGCTTGTAATGACCCTCCAGTCGATCTCTCTCTGAAGGCTCAgcctcagaaggtgggggtgtttgtggattttgaggagggtctggtctccttttatgacgtagatgctgcagctcgtatctactcctttactggctgctccttcactgagaaactctacccattCTTCAGTCCttgttttaatgatgatggTAAAAACTCCGCTcctctgatcatctgtcctgtcaatcaaacggAGTAA
- the LOC128376554 gene encoding E3 ubiquitin-protein ligase TRIM21-like isoform X1, with amino-acid sequence MFAASCLLSEDQFLCSICLDVFTDPVSTPCGHNFCKNCINEHWNSDDQYLCPLCEMVFYTQPELHINTLFSEMVSHSSEQQAAKPGEVPCDVCTRTKLKALKSCLVCLTSYCETHLEPHLTALSLKRHQLMDPVENLEDRMCMKHDKPLELFCKTDQTCVCVLCSVLDHKTHEFVPLKEEYEGKKAELGKTEAEIQEMIQKRQLKIEEIKHSVDLSKEAADREKAEGVQVFTALMESVERSLNELIETIEEKQRTTEKQAEDFIKELEQEISELKKRSSEVEKLSHSEDHLHLLQNFPSLKAAPPTKDWTEVSVHPSSYEGTVVRAVAQLEETLSKQMKLLEAELKRIQQYAVDVTLDPDTANPWLILSDDGKQVNLGDVKKNLPDNPERFSPCVSVLGKQSLSSGRFYFEVQVKEKTEWTLGVARESINRKGKIIPTPQNGFWTIRLRNGNEYSACNDPPVDLSLKAQPQKVGVFVDFEEGLVSFYDVDAAARIYSFTGCSFTEKLYPFFSPCFNDDGKNSAPLIICPVNQTE; translated from the exons atgtttgctgccagctgtctgctatctgaagatcagtttctgtgctccatctgtctggatgtgttcactgatccagtcagcacaccatgtggacacaacttctgcaaaaactgcatcaatgaaCACTGGAACAGTGATGACCAGTACCTGTGTCCACTGTGTGAAATGGTTTTCTACACCCAACCTGAGCTTCACATCAACACTTTGTTCTCTGAGATGgtttctca cagctcagagcaacaagctgccaaaccaggagaagttccctgtgacgtctgtactagaaccaaactgaaggccctgaagtcctgtctggtgtgtctgacctcctactgtgagactcacctggagcctcatctgacagctttaagcctgaaaagacatcagctgatggaccctgtggagaacctggaagacaggatgtgtatgaagcacgataaacctctggagctgttctgtaagaccgaccagacatgtgtctgcgtgctctgctctgttttagaccacaagacacatgagtttgttcctctgaaagaagaatatgaaggaaagaaggcagagctggggaagacagaggctgaaattcaggagatgatccagaagagacaACTGAAGATTGaagagatcaaacactcagttgacctcagtaaggaagctgcagacagagagaaagcagaaggtgttcaggtcttcaccgctctgatggagtctgttgagagaagcctgaatgagctcattgagacgattgaagagaagcaaagaacaacagagaaacaggctgaagacttcatcaaagagctggaacaggaaatctctgagctgaagaagagaagctctgaggtggagaagctctcacactctgaagaccacctccacctcctccaaaacttcccatccctgaaagctgctccacccaccaaagactggacagaggtcAGCGTCCATCCATCATCATATGAGGGGACTGTGGTGagagctgtggctcagctggaggagacgctcagtaaacagatgaagctgcttgaggctgagctgaagaggatccagcagtatgcagtggatgtgactcttgatcctgatacagcaaATCCCTGgctcatcctgtctgatgatgggaaacaagtaaATCTTGGTGATGTGAAGAAGAATCTCCCAGACAACCCAGAGAGATTTTCTccttgtgttagtgtgttaggaaagcagagtttgtcttcaggcagattttactttgaggttcaggttaaagagaagactgaGTGGACtttaggagtggccagagagtcgatCAACAGGAAGGGAAAAATCATACCGACACCTCAGAATGGTTTCTGGACTATACggttgagaaatggaaatgagtacaGTGCTTGTAATGACCCTCCAGTCGATCTCTCTCTGAAGGCTCAgcctcagaaggtgggggtgtttgtggattttgaggagggtctggtctccttttatgacgtagatgctgcagctcgtatctactcctttactggctgctccttcactgagaaactctacccattCTTCAGTCCttgttttaatgatgatggTAAAAACTCCGCTcctctgatcatctgtcctgtcaatcaaacggAGTAA
- the LOC128376554 gene encoding E3 ubiquitin-protein ligase TRIM21-like isoform X3 — protein sequence MFAASCLLSEDQFLCSICLDVFTDPVSTPCGHNFCKNCINEHWNSDDQYLCPLCEMVFYTQPELHINTLFSEMVSQFRQEAQQKTSSSSSEQQAAKPGEVPCDVCTRTKLKALKSCLVCLTSYCETHLEPHLTALSLKRHQLMDPVENLEDRMCMKHDKPLELFCKTDQTCVCVLCSVLDHKTHEFVPLKEEYEGKKAELGKTEAEIQEMIQKRQLKIEEIKHSVDLKKQAEDFIKELEQEISELKKRSSEVEKLSHSEDHLHLLQNFPSLKAAPPTKDWTEVSVHPSSYEGTVVRAVAQLEETLSKQMKLLEAELKRIQQYAVDVTLDPDTANPWLILSDDGKQVNLGDVKKNLPDNPERFSPCVSVLGKQSLSSGRFYFEVQVKEKTEWTLGVARESINRKGKIIPTPQNGFWTIRLRNGNEYSACNDPPVDLSLKAQPQKVGVFVDFEEGLVSFYDVDAAARIYSFTGCSFTEKLYPFFSPCFNDDGKNSAPLIICPVNQTE from the exons atgtttgctgccagctgtctgctatctgaagatcagtttctgtgctccatctgtctggatgtgttcactgatccagtcagcacaccatgtggacacaacttctgcaaaaactgcatcaatgaaCACTGGAACAGTGATGACCAGTACCTGTGTCCACTGTGTGAAATGGTTTTCTACACCCAACCTGAGCTTCACATCAACACTTTGTTCTCTGAGATGgtttctcagttcagacaggaagctcaacagaaaaccagcagcagcagctcagagcaacaagctgccaaaccaggagaagttccctgtgacgtctgtactagaaccaaactgaaggccctgaagtcctgtctggtgtgtctgacctcctactgtgagactcacctggagcctcatctgacagctttaagcctgaaaagacatcagctgatggaccctgtggagaacctggaagacaggatgtgtatgaagcacgataaacctctggagctgttctgtaagaccgaccagacatgtgtctgcgtgctctgctctgttttagaccacaagacacatgagtttgttcctctgaaagaagaatatgaaggaaagaaggcagagctggggaagacagaggctgaaattcaggagatgatccagaagagacaACTGAAGATTGaagagatcaaacactcagttgacctca agaaacaggctgaagacttcatcaaagagctggaacaggaaatctctgagctgaagaagagaagctctgaggtggagaagctctcacactctgaagaccacctccacctcctccaaaacttcccatccctgaaagctgctccacccaccaaagactggacagaggtcAGCGTCCATCCATCATCATATGAGGGGACTGTGGTGagagctgtggctcagctggaggagacgctcagtaaacagatgaagctgcttgaggctgagctgaagaggatccagcagtatgcagtggatgtgactcttgatcctgatacagcaaATCCCTGgctcatcctgtctgatgatgggaaacaagtaaATCTTGGTGATGTGAAGAAGAATCTCCCAGACAACCCAGAGAGATTTTCTccttgtgttagtgtgttaggaaagcagagtttgtcttcaggcagattttactttgaggttcaggttaaagagaagactgaGTGGACtttaggagtggccagagagtcgatCAACAGGAAGGGAAAAATCATACCGACACCTCAGAATGGTTTCTGGACTATACggttgagaaatggaaatgagtacaGTGCTTGTAATGACCCTCCAGTCGATCTCTCTCTGAAGGCTCAgcctcagaaggtgggggtgtttgtggattttgaggagggtctggtctccttttatgacgtagatgctgcagctcgtatctactcctttactggctgctccttcactgagaaactctacccattCTTCAGTCCttgttttaatgatgatggTAAAAACTCCGCTcctctgatcatctgtcctgtcaatcaaacggAGTAA